Below is a genomic region from Candidatus Neomarinimicrobiota bacterium.
GAATTATTAAAGAAACACTGCCTAATGCAATGTTTAGAGTTGAGGTTGAAATTGGTGATTCAACCCATGAAGTCCTCGCTCATGTTAGTGGAAAAATGCGTATGCATTTTATAAAAATTTTACCGGGTGATGTAGTGAAATTAGAGATTTCACCATATGATTTATCCCGGGGACGTATTACTTACCGAAATAAGTAGGGAGTTATGAAAGTAAGATCTTCAGTTAAGAAAATTTGTGCCAAATGCAAAGTCATTCGCCGCAA
It encodes:
- the infA gene encoding translation initiation factor IF-1 codes for the protein MAKEQAIQVEGIIKETLPNAMFRVEVEIGDSTHEVLAHVSGKMRMHFIKILPGDVVKLEISPYDLSRGRITYRNK
- the rpmJ gene encoding 50S ribosomal protein L36, with translation MKVRSSVKKICAKCKVIRRKGVVRVICENPKHKQRQG